The following are from one region of the Cyanobium gracile PCC 6307 genome:
- a CDS encoding fasciclin domain-containing protein: MANIIETAKGAGVFGTLLTAVEVAGLTGALESPGPFTVFAPVDDAFAALPPGTVQTLVDNVPQLARILKFHVLSGAYLREQLVTQPEWESLEGAPVAIRRAEPFEVKNATVVSADIVCDNGIVHVIDRVILPG, encoded by the coding sequence ATGGCCAACATCATCGAAACCGCCAAGGGAGCCGGGGTCTTCGGCACCCTGCTCACCGCCGTCGAGGTGGCCGGTCTCACCGGCGCCCTGGAGAGCCCCGGCCCCTTCACCGTCTTCGCCCCCGTCGACGACGCCTTCGCGGCCCTGCCCCCGGGCACGGTCCAGACCCTGGTGGACAACGTCCCCCAGCTGGCCCGGATCCTCAAATTCCATGTGCTCTCCGGCGCCTACCTGCGGGAGCAACTGGTGACGCAGCCGGAATGGGAGAGCCTGGAAGGGGCGCCGGTGGCGATCCGCCGGGCCGAGCCCTTCGAGGTCAAGAACGCCACCGTCGTCTCCGCCGACATCGTCTGTGACAACGGCATCGTGCACGTGATCGACCGGGTGATCCTGCCCGGATGA
- a CDS encoding CO2 hydration protein — MTPPTATATETVTAPLIPPSTHRYADVIHRLEAGGSMLPDTPENLMQIIGIYKAYAVPMDFYWRDLLYIAEQVFLDPLPAFKYFPSQEYLDLPNSYAGDQSKLRIWRGGEKAHPELLEFMEKGETGKMSKLLHHLWHDRINMEFAEACMEAMLWHQGMGGRFYDYLASDAYRVNADRAIKAYFRGNPLMLGLYRLFPEMFMEQVKKMSYYANLGLFWEVMAPVFFEMSDIYDEGGFKGVPDAMNFLVNGIFAVAGRPIYHHVYIKGECFEIIPKSEGFTWLYEAALPYVEAVFYRTAPFRGTKSYNAQAYQVPADQADFHYGILYADVFPVGSAGIPPTLLMQDMLHFLPPYLEELYKHHKRGDEDKLIQLGITFQRSMYNVTSAVIQALRCALLYPLDDTDPVHLMANRKFFEAQMDRFLRPEARLPQIQTQDYR; from the coding sequence ATGACACCCCCCACCGCCACGGCCACCGAGACCGTCACCGCTCCCCTGATCCCGCCCTCCACCCATCGCTATGCCGATGTGATCCACCGGCTGGAGGCCGGCGGCTCGATGCTGCCGGACACGCCGGAGAACCTGATGCAGATCATCGGCATTTACAAGGCCTATGCCGTGCCGATGGACTTCTACTGGCGCGACCTGCTCTACATCGCCGAGCAGGTGTTCCTCGATCCCCTCCCGGCCTTCAAGTACTTTCCCAGCCAGGAGTACCTCGATCTCCCCAATTCCTACGCGGGCGATCAGTCGAAGCTGCGGATCTGGCGTGGTGGTGAAAAGGCCCATCCTGAACTGCTGGAGTTCATGGAGAAGGGCGAAACCGGCAAGATGTCGAAGCTGCTCCATCACCTCTGGCACGACCGGATCAACATGGAGTTCGCCGAGGCGTGCATGGAAGCCATGCTCTGGCATCAGGGCATGGGCGGCCGCTTCTACGACTATCTCGCCAGTGACGCTTACCGGGTCAACGCCGATCGCGCCATCAAGGCCTACTTCCGCGGCAATCCGCTGATGCTTGGCCTCTATCGCCTGTTCCCTGAGATGTTCATGGAGCAGGTGAAGAAGATGAGCTACTACGCCAACCTCGGCCTGTTCTGGGAGGTGATGGCGCCGGTGTTCTTCGAGATGAGCGACATCTACGACGAGGGAGGTTTCAAGGGTGTTCCTGACGCCATGAACTTCCTGGTGAACGGGATCTTCGCCGTAGCGGGCCGGCCCATCTATCACCACGTTTACATCAAGGGCGAGTGTTTCGAGATCATCCCCAAGAGCGAAGGCTTCACCTGGCTCTATGAAGCGGCTCTCCCCTACGTGGAGGCGGTCTTCTATCGCACGGCGCCATTTCGCGGCACCAAGAGCTACAACGCCCAGGCCTATCAGGTACCTGCCGATCAGGCCGATTTTCACTACGGCATCCTCTATGCCGACGTGTTCCCCGTGGGCTCGGCCGGCATCCCTCCCACCCTGCTGATGCAGGACATGCTGCATTTCCTGCCGCCCTATCTGGAGGAGCTTTACAAGCACCACAAGCGTGGCGATGAGGACAAGCTCATCCAGCTGGGCATCACCTTCCAGCGCTCCATGTACAACGTCACCTCGGCGGTGATCCAGGCCCTGCGCTGCGCCCTGCTCTATCCCCTCGATGACACCGACCCTGTCCATCTGATGGCCAACCGGAAGTTCTTCGAGGCCCAGATGGATCGCTTCCTGCGGCCCGAGGCGCGCCTGCCCCAGATCCAGACCCAGGACTACCGCTAG
- a CDS encoding NAD(P)H-quinone oxidoreductase subunit F yields the protein MTLFFAQTAWLVPLYPLVASLLSLLWSPGLISRTGPRPCGYLNLTLVSVAFVHSAAALMALHSNSAAGAAALYKPLSFGWTWLETAGLKVSFDGLITEPALIAMTVITGLHVLVQIYAIGYLEMDWGWPRFFGSLSFFEAGLCALVLTDSLFFSYVILELLTLGTYLIVGTWYNQPLVVKGARDAFLTKRIGDLILLAGLIALLPITGTWNFHGLQAWAADQINNGNPLPQFLPLILLALIAGPMGKCAQIPLHLWLDEAMESPLPSTVLRNSVVVVGGAWVLLRLEPLIELSPLVQTVLVIVGGTTALVASLIALAQIDVKRALSFLVSSWLGLLFVAVGLGGISVADHLMLVYPLPMALMLMVIGAIVITNVTQDLTQLGGLWSKRPLMGLAFLTGAAGLMALPPFGGFAALRELLELTAESSHPVLLGSLVLFTNALISAGLIRVFGLIFGGRPSVFTTRSPEVLWLMALPTLVLMGLVLHLPQLMVINGVFALSPLPGWGPLAVPLLISTLVGGGLSAAFYLRPHPLAHLPAALGGLQDWLAHDMQTERFYHRTVVWLVVALARLSAWSDDRLFEGFSGASGSAALEGARRLSFTTSGRTQAYALTLLLGVLLMAAWLLASAPSVSSELVRPFR from the coding sequence ATGACCCTGTTCTTCGCCCAGACGGCCTGGCTGGTTCCGCTCTACCCCCTGGTGGCGTCCCTGCTGTCGCTGCTGTGGTCTCCGGGGCTGATCTCACGCACGGGCCCACGCCCCTGCGGCTATCTCAACCTCACCCTGGTGAGCGTGGCCTTCGTCCACAGCGCCGCCGCCCTGATGGCGCTGCATTCCAATTCCGCCGCCGGTGCGGCCGCTCTCTACAAGCCCCTCTCCTTCGGCTGGACCTGGCTGGAGACCGCCGGGCTCAAGGTGAGCTTCGACGGCCTGATCACCGAGCCGGCCCTGATCGCGATGACGGTGATCACCGGCCTGCATGTGCTGGTGCAGATCTACGCCATCGGCTATCTGGAGATGGACTGGGGCTGGCCCCGCTTCTTCGGGTCCCTGAGCTTCTTCGAGGCCGGTCTGTGCGCCCTGGTGCTCACGGACTCGCTGTTCTTCAGCTATGTGATCCTCGAGCTGCTCACCCTGGGTACCTACCTGATCGTGGGCACCTGGTACAACCAGCCCCTGGTGGTCAAGGGCGCACGCGATGCGTTCCTCACCAAGCGGATCGGCGACCTGATCCTGCTGGCGGGCCTGATCGCCCTGCTGCCGATCACCGGCACCTGGAACTTCCACGGGCTGCAGGCCTGGGCCGCCGATCAGATCAACAACGGCAACCCCCTTCCCCAGTTTCTGCCGTTGATCCTGCTGGCCTTGATCGCCGGGCCGATGGGCAAGTGCGCCCAGATCCCCCTCCACCTGTGGCTCGATGAGGCCATGGAGAGTCCCTTGCCCTCCACCGTGCTCCGTAACTCGGTGGTGGTGGTGGGCGGTGCCTGGGTGCTGCTGCGGCTTGAGCCCCTGATCGAACTGAGCCCCCTGGTGCAGACCGTGCTCGTGATCGTGGGCGGAACCACCGCACTGGTGGCCTCCCTGATCGCCCTCGCCCAGATCGATGTGAAGCGCGCCCTCTCCTTCCTGGTGAGCAGCTGGCTCGGCCTGCTGTTCGTGGCGGTGGGTCTGGGCGGCATCAGCGTGGCCGATCACCTGATGCTGGTGTATCCCCTGCCGATGGCGCTGATGTTGATGGTGATCGGCGCCATCGTGATCACCAACGTCACCCAGGACCTCACCCAGCTCGGGGGCCTGTGGAGCAAGCGTCCGCTGATGGGCTTGGCCTTCCTCACAGGCGCGGCCGGCCTGATGGCACTGCCACCCTTCGGTGGCTTCGCCGCCCTGCGCGAGCTGCTTGAGTTGACCGCCGAGAGCTCCCACCCCGTGCTGCTCGGCTCCCTGGTGCTGTTCACCAATGCCCTGATCAGCGCCGGCCTGATCCGCGTGTTCGGCCTGATCTTCGGAGGCCGTCCCTCGGTGTTCACAACCCGCTCCCCGGAGGTGCTGTGGCTGATGGCCCTGCCCACCCTCGTGCTGATGGGGCTGGTGCTGCACCTGCCGCAGCTGATGGTGATCAACGGTGTCTTCGCCCTGTCCCCCCTTCCGGGCTGGGGTCCGCTGGCGGTGCCCCTGCTGATCTCCACCCTCGTGGGCGGCGGCCTCTCGGCGGCGTTTTACCTGCGGCCCCACCCCCTGGCCCATCTGCCCGCCGCCCTCGGCGGCCTGCAGGACTGGCTGGCCCACGACATGCAGACCGAGCGCTTCTACCACCGCACCGTGGTGTGGCTGGTGGTGGCCTTGGCCCGGCTCAGCGCCTGGTCGGATGACCGGCTGTTCGAGGGCTTCAGTGGTGCCTCCGGCAGCGCCGCCCTCGAGGGTGCCCGCCGCCTCAGCTTCACCACCTCCGGCCGCACCCAGGCCTATGCCCTCACCCTCCTTCTCGGGGTGCTGCTGATGGCCGCCTGGCTGCTGGCCTCCGCCCCTTCCGTTTCGTCCGAACTCGTTCGCCCGTTCCGCTGA
- a CDS encoding NADH-quinone oxidoreductase subunit M, whose translation MGSSSLLLLLAAPLAGTLLLPLLPATVPSVRVRGIAALFGALQLLVGLLCWQYPPADLQLSWLPKLGLRLDLGLDGLSLPLVLLTALITSLSILSAAADQSRPRLFFSLMLATNLGVVAGLLARNALLFLLAFELVLIPITLLVAVWGGEKRAGAAVRFLLYSAVSGLALLAAVLAFAWFNPAGPLFAFEDLRQAQFSPTAQRWILALLLLSFGLKLPVFPLHGWQPFTYGQAPTPVVMLLAGSVSKLGAYGLLRFGVGFLPDTWAAWSPWIAAAGAISAVYGALNAIAQSDIRRLMAFSSLGHMGLLVLGLSAATPLSLQGAVAQMLAHGIIVALLFACVGLIERKTGTTSIPELSGLMNPLRGLPFTMGMLLLAMMAAAGIPGLAGFPAELMVFEGSWTTFPRATLVSLIASGFTAVYAIRLFNRVGFGRLDNERAEWSSTCWSERAPAMALTVLVIAAGLWPTALTGWSETESTGLALRTQPFLSRDAAQPLTLAAAASPLVAVTLPSASELRTS comes from the coding sequence ATGGGATCGTCCTCGCTCCTGCTTCTCCTGGCCGCACCCCTGGCCGGCACCCTGCTGCTGCCCCTGCTGCCGGCCACCGTTCCTTCCGTTCGGGTCCGCGGCATCGCGGCCCTGTTCGGCGCCCTTCAGCTCCTGGTGGGCCTGCTCTGTTGGCAGTACCCCCCCGCCGACCTGCAGCTTTCCTGGCTGCCGAAACTCGGCCTCCGGCTCGATCTCGGTCTGGATGGCCTCTCGCTGCCGCTGGTGCTGCTCACCGCGCTGATCACCTCTCTTTCGATCCTCTCGGCAGCGGCTGACCAGTCCCGGCCGCGGCTGTTCTTCTCCCTGATGCTGGCCACCAACCTGGGTGTGGTCGCGGGATTGCTGGCCCGCAACGCCCTGCTGTTCCTCCTGGCCTTCGAGCTGGTGCTGATCCCGATCACCCTGCTGGTGGCGGTCTGGGGGGGCGAGAAACGGGCCGGTGCCGCGGTGCGTTTCCTGCTCTACAGCGCCGTCTCCGGCCTGGCCCTGCTGGCGGCCGTGCTGGCCTTCGCCTGGTTCAATCCCGCCGGTCCGCTCTTCGCTTTCGAGGATCTTCGCCAGGCCCAGTTCTCCCCCACGGCCCAACGCTGGATCCTGGCGCTGCTGCTGCTCTCCTTCGGCCTGAAGCTTCCTGTCTTTCCCCTGCACGGCTGGCAGCCCTTCACCTACGGCCAGGCCCCCACCCCGGTGGTGATGCTGCTGGCGGGCTCCGTCTCCAAGCTGGGCGCCTACGGCCTGCTGCGCTTCGGCGTGGGCTTCCTTCCGGACACCTGGGCCGCCTGGTCGCCCTGGATCGCCGCTGCCGGCGCCATCAGCGCGGTCTACGGGGCGCTCAACGCCATCGCCCAGAGCGACATCCGCCGCCTGATGGCCTTCAGCTCCCTCGGCCACATGGGCCTGCTGGTGCTTGGGCTCTCGGCCGCCACCCCCCTGAGTCTGCAGGGGGCGGTGGCCCAGATGCTCGCCCACGGCATCATCGTGGCCCTGCTGTTCGCCTGCGTCGGCCTGATTGAACGCAAGACTGGCACCACGTCCATCCCCGAGCTCTCGGGCCTGATGAATCCGCTGCGCGGGCTGCCCTTCACCATGGGCATGCTGCTGCTGGCCATGATGGCGGCCGCCGGCATCCCCGGCCTGGCGGGCTTCCCGGCCGAGCTGATGGTGTTCGAGGGCAGCTGGACCACCTTCCCCCGCGCCACCCTGGTCAGCCTGATCGCCTCGGGCTTCACCGCCGTCTACGCCATCCGCCTCTTCAACAGGGTGGGCTTCGGCCGCCTCGATAACGAGCGCGCCGAATGGAGCTCCACCTGCTGGAGCGAGCGGGCGCCGGCCATGGCCCTCACCGTTCTGGTGATCGCGGCGGGGCTCTGGCCTACGGCCCTCACGGGCTGGAGTGAGACCGAATCCACTGGCCTGGCCCTGCGCACCCAGCCGTTCCTCAGCCGGGATGCCGCCCAGCCCCTCACCCTCGCCGCCGCCGCCTCCCCCCTGGTCGCCGTCACCCTCCCTTCCGCCTCGGAGCTGCGCACGTCATGA